In the genome of Mycteria americana isolate JAX WOST 10 ecotype Jacksonville Zoo and Gardens chromosome 7, USCA_MyAme_1.0, whole genome shotgun sequence, one region contains:
- the METTL18 gene encoding histidine protein methyltransferase 1 homolog: MAFRFNFSIDENENNEPDTHDKTDLQLHSPKHKRESTEKSKQTADTVADSSPRLGTDKQRDETPSKKKFCFKAAKEHNIPEDLNKILENKVMETVSDLYYVNMSVVEMACLDGADGEGIVSKSVSSHSDLIPGVYEGGLKIWECTFDLIDYFSEAEIQFTNKTVLDLGCGAGLLGIVALRGKAANVHFQDYNSTVIDEITLPNAVANCMKAGNRMGSGDDKKTSKPPLKRPRKAECLPDVLTKCRFFSGEWSEVSQLLLSSNKPFSKYDLILTSETIYNPEYYGALHDALAQLLDKNGRVYLASKAHYFGVGGGIYLFEKFIEEKNVFRTRIVKIIDKGLQRCIMEMAFKDSS; this comes from the coding sequence ATGGCTTTTCGATTTAATTTTTCTATTGATGAAAATGAGAACAACGAACCAGACACTCATGATAAGACAGACTTACAGCTGCACTCTCCAAAACACAAGCGGGAATCCACGGAAAAGAGCAAGCAAACTGCTGATACCGTAGCAGACTCCAGCCCAAGGCTGGGTACTGATAAGCAACGAGATGAGACACCATCAAAGAAAAAGTTCTGCTTTAAAGCTGCCAAGGAGCACAATATTCCTGAAGATCTcaacaaaatactggaaaataaagtCATGGAAACAGTATCAGACCTGTATTACGTAAATATGTCTGTAGTGGAAATGGCGTGTTTGGATGGCGCCGATGGAGAAGGCATTGTGTCTAAAAGTGTTTCTTCTCACTCCGATCTCATCCCAGGAGTCTACGAGGGAGGACTGAAAATCTGGGAATGCACCTTTGATCTCATAGACTACTTCTCCGAGGCTGAAATACAGTTTACCAACAAGACTGTCTTGGATCTTGGCTGTGGGGCTGGACTGCTGGGAATAGTTGCTTTAAGGGGTAAAGCTGCAAATGTCCATTTTCAGGACTACAACAGCACAGTGATTGATGAAATAACCTTGCCTAATGCGGTGGCTAACTGTATGAAGGCAGGCAATAGGATGGGCAGTGGAGATGACAAAAAAACTAGCAAGCCTCCTTTGAAGAGGCCCAGGAAAGCAGAGTGCTTACCTGACGTGCTCAccaaatgcagatttttttctggggAGTGGTCTGAAGTCAGCCAGCTCCTGTTAAGCAGCAACAAACCTTTTTCCAAGTATGATCTAATTCTCACATCTGAGACCATCTATAATCCTGAATACTACGGTGCTTTGCATGATGCACTGGCCCAGCTTTTGGATAAAAATGGCCGTGTGTATTTGGCAAGCAAAGCACATTATTTTGGGGTTGGTGGTGGTATCTACCTCTTTGAGAAATTCattgaagagaaaaatgtgtttaggACCAGAATAGTTAAAATAATTGATAAAGGACTGCAGCGATGTATTATGGAAATGGCCTTTAAAGATTCCAGTTAA